A portion of the Phaenicophaeus curvirostris isolate KB17595 chromosome 17, BPBGC_Pcur_1.0, whole genome shotgun sequence genome contains these proteins:
- the CLTCL1 gene encoding clathrin heavy chain 2 isoform X3, translated as MAQILPIRFQEHFQLQNLGINPANIGFSTLTMESDKFVCIREKVGEQAQVVIIDMSDPTTPIRRPISAESAIMNPASKVIALKAGKTLQIFNIEMKSKMKAHTMAEEVIFWKWISVNTVALVTETAVYHWSMEGESQPQKMFDRHASLAGCQIINYRTDEHQKWLLLIGISAQQNRVVGAMQLYSVDRKVSQPIEGHAAAFAEFKIEGNAKPSTLFCFAVRSPAGGKLHIIEVGQPATGNQPFVKKAVDVFFPPEAQTDFPVAMQIGVKHGVIYLITKYGYIHMYDLESGVCIYMNRISADTIFVTAPHEPTSGIIGVNKKGQVLSVCVEEDNIVNYATNVLQNPDLGLRMAIRSNLAGAEELFARKFNTLFAQGSYADAAKVAASAPKGILRTSDTIRKFQSVPAQPGQASPLLQYFGILLDQGQLNKFESLELCRPVLQQGRKQLLEKWLKEDKLECSEELGDLVKTADPTLALSVYLRANVPNKVIQCFAETGQFQKIVLYAKKVGYTPDWIFLLRSVMRVSPEQGLQFSQMLVQDEEPLANINQIVDVFMENSLIQQCTSFLLDALKNNRPAEGHLQTRLLEMNLIHAPQVADAILGNQMFTHYDRAHIAQLCEKAGLLQRALEHYTDLYDIKRAVVHTHLLNPEWLVNFFGSLSVEDSVECLRAMLSANIRQNLQLCVQVASKYHEQLGTQSLVELFESFKSYEGLFYFLGSIVNFSQDPDVHFKYIQAACKTGQIKEVERICRESNCYNPERVKNFLKEAKLTDQLPLIIVCDRFDFVHDLVLYLYRNNLQKYIEIYVQKVNPSRIPAVVGGLLDVDCSEDVIKNLIMVVRGQFSTDDLVAEVEKRNRLKLLLPWLESRIHEGCEEPATHNALAKIYIDSNNNPERFLRENPYYDSRVVGKYCEKRDPHLACVAYERGQCDLELIKVCNENSLFKSEARYLVRRKDPELWANVLEENNPFRRQLIDQVVQTALSETQDPEEVSVTVKAFMTADLPNELIELLEKIVLDSSVFSEHRNLQNLLILTAVKADRTRVMEYINRLDNYDAPDIANIAIGNELYEEAFAIFRKFDVNTSAIQVLIEHIGNLDRAYEFAERCNEPAVWSQLGRAQLQKDLVKEAIDSYIKADDPSAYMEVVQAANRNDNWEDLVKFLQMARKKARESYVETELIFALAKTNRLSELEEFISGPNNAHIQQVGDRCYEEGMYEAAKLLYNNVSNFARLASTLVHLGEYQAAVDSGRKANSTRTWKEVCFACVDGKEFRLAQICGLHIVIHADELEELISYYQDRGYFEELIALLEAALGLERAHMGMFTELAILYSKFKPQKMREHLELFWSRVNIPKVLRAAEQAHLWAELVFLYDKYEEYDNAIITMMNHPTDAWKEGQFKDIIAKVANVELYYKALQFYLDYKPLLINDLLLVLSPRLDHTRTVNFFSKVDQLLLVKPYLRSVQNHNNKGVNEALNNLLTEEEDYQGLRASIDAYDNFDNITLAQRLEKHELIEFRRIAAYLYKGNNRWKQSVELCKKDRLYKDAMQYAAESKDAELAEKLLQWFLEEGKQECFAACLFTCYDLLHPDVVLELAWRHNIMDFAMPYFIQVMREYLTKVDGLFYKASS; from the exons CTCCAAAATTTGGGCATTAACCCAGCAAACATtggattcagtaccctaacgaTGGAATCTGATAAATTCGTCTGCATCagggagaaagtgggagaaCAGGCACAAGTAGTGATAATTGACATGAGCGATCCAACAACACCCATCAGACGTCCGATTTCTGCAGAAAGTGCCATCATGAATCCTGCCTCTAAAGTCATTGCACTAAAAG CTGGGAAGACACTTCAGATCTTCAACATTGAgatgaaaagtaaaatgaaagccCACACGATGGCAGAGGAAGTGATCTTCTGGAAATGGATATCTGTGAATACAGTTGCCTTGGTGACAGAGACAGCAGTCTACCACTGGAGCATGGAGGGAGAATCACAACCCCAAAAGATGTTTGACAGGCATGCTAGTCTTGCGGGCTGCCAAATCATCAATTACAGAACAGATGAACACCAAAAATGGCTGCTGCTGATAGGAATTTCAGCTCAG caAAATCGTGTGGTTGGTGCAATGCAGCTGTACTCAGTTGACAGAAAAGTCTCCCAACCTATAGAGGGCCATGCTGCAGCTTTTGCAGAATTCAAAATAGAGGGGAATGCCAAACCTTCTactctcttctgttttgctgtgagaagTCCTGCAGGGGGCAAG CTGCACATAATTGAAGTAGGTCAGCCAGCTACTGGAAATCAGCCGTTTGTTAAGAAAGCTGTTGATGTGTTTTTCCCACCTGAGGCGCAGACAGACTTTCCTGTGGCAATGCAG ATTGGAGTTAAGCACGGTGTCATCTACCTGATCACAAAGTACGGATATATTCACATGTATGACCTGGAGTCTGGAGTGTGCATCTACATGAACCGTATTAGTGCTGATACTATATTTGTCACAGCTCCTCATGAACCTACCTCGGGCATTATTGGTGTGAACAAAAAAGGACAG GTGCTTTCTGTATGTGTTGAGGAAGACAACATAGTGAACTATGCTACAAATGTTCTCCAGAATCCTGACTTGGGACTGCGTATGGCTATACGTAGTAATCTGGCTGGGGCAGAGGAGTTGTTTGCCAGAAAGTTCAACACACTGTTTGCTCAAGGAAGCTACGCAGATGCTGCTAAAGTAGCTGCATCTGCACCAAAG GGAATTCTACGTACCAGTGATACAATCAGGAAGTTCCAGAGTGTGCCAGCTCAGCCTGGGCAGGCCTCTCCCCTGCTCCAGTACTTCGGAATATTGCTTGACCAGGGACAACTGAACAAGTTTGAGTCTCTGGAGCTCTGTCGCCCTGTCCTACAGCAGGGCCGCAAGCAGCTTCTGGAGAAATGGCTGAAGGAAGACAAG CTGGAGTGCTCAGAGGAGCTGGGCGACTTGGTGAAGACAGCTGACCCAACCCTTGCACTCAGTGTCTATCTTCGTGCTAATGTGCCAAACAAAGTGATTCAGTGCTTTGCTGAAACCGGTCAATTCCAGAAAATAGTGTTGTATGCTAAAAAG GTTGGCTACACCCCAGACTGGATCTTCTTACTGAGGAGTGTGATGAGAGTCAGTCCAGAGCAAGGCCTGCAGTTCTCTCAGATGCTCGTACAGGATGAGGAGCCACTGGCTAACATTAACCAG ATTGTGGATGTGTTCATGGAGAACAGTCTTATTCAGCAGTGCACTTCCTTTTTGTTGGATGCCCTGAAAAATAACCGCCCTGCAGAAGGCCACCTGCAGACTCGTCTCTTGGAAATGAATTTGATTCATGCCCCACAG GTTGCAGATGCCATCCTTGGAAACCAAATGTTTACGCACTATGACCGTGCTCATATTGCCCAGTTGTGTGAAAAGGCAGGCTTGCTCCAGCGAGCTTTGGAACACTACACGGATCTCTATGATATTAAACGTGCTGTTGTTCATACTCACCTCTTGAACCCTGAG tggCTTGTGAACTTCTTTGGCTCTCTCTCAGTTGAAGACTCTGTGGAGTGTTTGCGTGCCATGCTGTCAGCCAACATTAGACAGAACCTACAGCTCTGTGTGCAAGTTGCTTCTAAATACCATGAGCAGCTTGGTACCCAATCTCTTGTGGAGCTTTTTGAATCTTTCAAAAGCTATGAAG GACTGTTCTATTTCTTGGGTTCCATTGTAAACTTCAGCCAGGATCCAGATGTTCACTTCAAGTACATCCAGGCAGCTTGCAAGACTGGTCAGATAAAGGAAGTGGAAAGAATCTGCCGTGAAAGTAACTGCTATAACCCAGAACGGGTGAAGAACTTTCTGAAG GAGGCAAAACTCACAGACCAGCTCCCTCTGATCATTGTTTGTGACCGATTTGACTTTGTTCATGACTTGGTGCTCTACTTATATCGCAACAACTTGCAGAAGTATATAGAGATCTATGTACAGAAG GTGAATCCTAGCCGTATACCAGCAGTGGTTGGAGGGCTTCTTGATGTGGATTGTTCTGAAGATGTCATTAAAAACTTGATCATGGTGGTTAGAGGCCAGTTCTCAACAGATGACTTGGTGGCTGaagtagaaaaaagaaacag GCTTAAGTTGCTGTTGCCATGGCTTGAATCAAGGATTCATGAAGGCTGTGAAGAACCTGCGACTCATAATGCCTTGGCCAAAATCTACATTGACAGTAATAATAATCCAGAGCGATTCCTTCGTGAGAATCCTTACTATGACAGCCGTGTAGTTGGCAAATACTGTGAAAAGAGGGACCCTCATCTGGCCTGCGTTGCTTATGAGAGGGGGCAATGTGATCTGGAACTCATAAAG GTCTGCAATGAAAACTCTCTGTTCAAGAGCGAGGCTCGCTATCTGGTGCGCAGGAAGGACCCTGAACTCTGGGCAAAtgttctggaagaaaacaaCCCATTCAGACGGCAGCTTATTGACCAG GTTGTGCAAACAGCTTTATCGGAGACACAGGATCCAGAAGAGGTTTCTGTAACTGTGAAAGCTTTCATGACTGCTGATCTGCCTAATGAATTGATTGAGTTATTGGAAAAAATTGTCTTGGATAGTTCTGTATTCAGTGAACACAG GAATCTCCAGAATCTACTGATTCTCACTGCCGTTAAGGCTGATCGCACTCGTGTGATGGAGTACATCAATCGACTGGATAACTATGATGCCCCAGATATTGCAAACATTGCTATCGGTAACGAGCTATATGAAGAAGCCTTTGCTATATTCAGAAAATTTGATGTTAATACGTCAGCAATTCAG GTGCTGATTGAGCACATCGGCAACTTAGATCGTGCTTATGAATTTGCAGAGAGATGTAACGAACCAGCAGTATGGAGCCAGCTAGGCAGAGCACAGCTCCAGAAGGACTTGGTGAAAGAAGCCATTGACTCCTATATAAAGGCAGATGATCCATCTGCCTACATGGAAGTTGTTCAAGCAGCAAATCGAAATG ATAACTGGGAGGACCTAGTCAAGTTCTTACAGATGGCGAGGAAGAAGGCTAGAGAGTCTTATGTAGAGACGGaacttatttttgctttggcaAAAACTAATCGCCTGTCAGAACTGGAGGAGTTTATTAGTGGCCCTAATAATGCCCATATACAACAG GTTGGTGATCGCTGTTATGAAGAGGGAATGTATGAAGCAGCAAAACTGCTCTATAACAATGTATCTAACTTTGCTCGTCTGGCATCTACCTTGGTGCACCTTGGGGAGTATCAGGCAGCTGTGGACAGTGGCCGCAAAGCCAACAGCACAAGGACTTGGAAGGAG GTATGCTTCGCCTGTGTGGACGGAAAAGAATTCCGCTTGGCACAGATCTGTGGCTTACACATAGTCATCCATGCTGATGAACTCGAAGAGCTGATCAGTTACTATCAG GATCGTGGCTACTTTGAAGAACTTATTGCCCTTTTAGAAGCTGCTTTGGGCTTAGAGCGTGCTCACATGGGAATGTTTACTGAACTTGCCATCTTATACTCCAAATTCAAGCCTCAGAAAATGAGAGAACATCTGGAACTCTTCTGGTCTAGAGTTAATATTCCAAAG GTGCTCAGAGCTGCAGAACAGGCTCATCTCTGGGCAGAACTTGTATTCCTCTATGATAAGTATGAGGAGTATGACAATGCAATAATTACTATGATGAATCATCCCACTGATGCCTGGAAAGAAGGGCAGTTTAAAGACATAATTGCCAAG GTGGCCAATGTGGAGCTGTACTACAAAGCCTTGCAGTTCTACTTAGACTACAAACCTCTGCTGATCAATGATCTCTTGCTTGTATTATCTCCACGACTGGATCACACCAGGACAGTAAATTTTTTCTCAAAG GTTGATCAGCTCCTTCTAGTAAAGCCTTATCTGCGTTCAGTCCAGAACCACAACAACAAAGGAGTTAATGAAGCTCTAAACAACCTTTTAACAGAAGAGGAGGATTATCAG GGTTTGAGAGCTTCCATTGATGCCTATGACAACTTTGATAACATAACGTTGGCTCAGCGCCTGGAAAAGCATGAACTAATTGAATTTAGGCGTATTGCAGCATACTTGTACAAGGGTAACAACCGCTGGAAACAGAGTGTGGAGCTATGCAAGAAAGACCGTCTGTATAAG GATGCTATGCAGTATGCTGCAGAGTCCAAGGACGCAGAACTAGCTGAGAAGCTGCTTCAGTGGTTCCTGGAAGAAGGCAAGCAGGAGTGCTTTGCAGCCTGCCTTTTCACATGTTACGACTTGCTGCACCCAGATGTAGTCCTTGAGTTGGCATGGAGGCATAACATCATGGACTTCGCAATGCCTTATTTCATCCAAGTGATGAGAGAGTATCTTACCAAA GTTGATGGGCTGTTCTATAAG